The Synechococcus sp. Nb3U1 genome contains a region encoding:
- the groL gene encoding chaperonin GroEL (60 kDa chaperone family; promotes refolding of misfolded polypeptides especially under stressful conditions; forms two stacked rings of heptamers to form a barrel-shaped 14mer; ends can be capped by GroES; misfolded proteins enter the barrel where they are refolded when GroES binds), giving the protein MAKSIIFSEEARRALEHGMDVLAEAVAVTLGPKGRNVVLEKKFGAPQIINDGVTIAKEIELEDHIENTGVSLIRQAASKTNDAAGDGTTTATVLAHAMVKEGLKNVAAGANPISLKRGIDKAVKFLVDKIAEHARPVEDSKAIAQVAAISAGNDDEVGQMIAEAMDKVGREGVISLEEGKSMTTELEVTEGMRFDKGYISPYFATDMERMEAILENPYVLITDKKITLVQDLVPVLEQVARSGRPLLIIAEDIEKEALATLVVNKLRGVLNVAAVKAPGFGDRRKAMLEDIAVLTGGEVITEDRGLKLENARVDSFGSARRITITKDTTTIVAEGNETAVKARCEQIKRQIEETESSYDKEKLQERLAKLSGGVAVIKVGAATETEMKDRKLRLEDAINATKAAVEEGIVPGGGTTLAHLIPGITEWAAANLSGDELSGANLVARALGSPLRRIAENAGQNGAIVLERVKEKPFDTGYDAQNDVYVDMFEAGIVDPAKVTRSALQNAASIAGMVLTTEAIVVDKPEPKPAAPAAGGGGMGDYDY; this is encoded by the coding sequence ATGGCGAAATCGATCATTTTTAGTGAAGAAGCTCGTCGTGCCCTGGAACACGGCATGGATGTACTGGCGGAAGCCGTAGCCGTTACCCTTGGCCCCAAAGGGCGCAACGTGGTGCTGGAGAAGAAGTTTGGCGCACCGCAAATCATCAATGATGGTGTAACCATTGCCAAAGAAATTGAGCTGGAAGACCACATCGAAAATACGGGTGTATCTCTGATCCGTCAGGCTGCTTCCAAGACCAACGATGCCGCTGGGGATGGCACCACCACAGCGACCGTCTTGGCCCACGCCATGGTGAAGGAAGGCTTGAAAAATGTGGCGGCAGGCGCGAACCCCATCTCCCTGAAGCGAGGCATCGACAAGGCAGTAAAGTTCTTGGTGGACAAAATTGCTGAGCATGCTCGCCCAGTGGAAGATTCCAAAGCCATTGCTCAAGTGGCAGCTATCTCTGCCGGTAACGACGATGAAGTCGGTCAGATGATCGCCGAGGCCATGGACAAAGTGGGCCGCGAAGGGGTGATCTCCCTAGAAGAAGGCAAGTCCATGACCACCGAACTGGAAGTCACCGAAGGGATGCGCTTCGACAAGGGCTACATTTCCCCCTACTTCGCCACCGACATGGAGCGGATGGAAGCCATCCTCGAAAACCCCTACGTCCTGATCACCGACAAGAAGATCACCCTGGTTCAGGATCTGGTGCCGGTGTTGGAGCAGGTGGCCCGTTCCGGTCGTCCGCTGTTGATCATCGCCGAAGATATCGAAAAAGAAGCTCTGGCCACTCTGGTGGTGAACAAGCTGCGTGGTGTGCTGAATGTGGCTGCGGTGAAGGCACCTGGCTTTGGGGATCGCCGTAAGGCCATGCTAGAGGATATCGCTGTGCTGACCGGCGGCGAAGTGATAACCGAAGATCGAGGTCTGAAGCTAGAAAACGCCCGTGTGGATTCCTTCGGCTCAGCCCGTCGCATCACCATTACCAAAGACACCACTACCATCGTGGCGGAAGGGAACGAAACGGCTGTTAAGGCTCGTTGCGAGCAGATCAAGCGGCAGATCGAAGAAACTGAGTCCAGCTACGACAAAGAGAAACTGCAGGAGCGCTTGGCCAAACTCTCTGGCGGTGTGGCGGTGATCAAAGTCGGTGCGGCCACCGAAACCGAAATGAAAGACCGCAAGTTGCGGTTGGAAGATGCCATCAATGCCACCAAAGCGGCTGTGGAAGAAGGGATCGTTCCGGGCGGTGGTACTACTCTGGCTCACCTCATTCCGGGCATTACCGAGTGGGCTGCGGCCAACCTGTCTGGGGATGAATTGAGTGGGGCTAATTTGGTGGCGCGTGCCTTGGGATCCCCCCTGCGGCGTATTGCTGAAAATGCCGGCCAAAATGGGGCAATTGTGCTGGAGCGTGTCAAAGAGAAGCCCTTTGATACTGGCTACGATGCCCAGAACGATGTCTATGTGGACATGTTCGAGGCGGGCATTGTCGATCCGGCCAAAGTCACCCGTTCGGCTCTGCAAAATGCGGCTTCTATCGCGGGTATGGTGCTGACCACCGAAGCGATTGTGGTGGATAAGCCCGAACCGAAACCAGCGGCTCCGGCGGCTGGTGGCGGCGGCATGGGTGACTACGACTACTAA
- a CDS encoding DUF429 domain-containing protein — MAQLICMGLDLAWSPRNPSGIATLQVIGDPELGRLTGILVDSRIAQSNAEILDYIQTQAGTDPCLLAVDAPLRVPNMTGQRQAEAELNQVFRAYEAGAHPANRRLLEKDGQVRGEVLVQALSNCGFQEQAEIQQGILTRQITEVFPHSAMVSLFGLSRTLKYKARPKRTWQERQQAWHLYQEHLQSLTIADPALSGHEGLLQVDVGSLKGCSLKNYEDQVDALMCAYIALYGFRWGCERCHSFGNWEEGHIFTPLPRGLWSSE, encoded by the coding sequence GTGGCTCAGCTGATTTGCATGGGTTTAGATCTGGCTTGGTCACCCCGTAATCCCTCTGGCATTGCGACGTTGCAAGTCATCGGGGATCCTGAACTGGGGAGATTGACGGGGATCCTCGTCGATAGCCGGATTGCGCAAAGCAACGCAGAAATTCTGGACTACATTCAAACCCAGGCGGGAACGGATCCCTGTTTGCTTGCCGTGGATGCCCCATTGCGTGTCCCCAATATGACTGGACAACGGCAAGCTGAAGCAGAGCTGAACCAGGTGTTTCGTGCTTACGAAGCGGGAGCCCACCCGGCCAATCGACGGTTATTGGAAAAGGATGGACAGGTACGGGGAGAAGTATTGGTGCAAGCCTTATCTAACTGTGGCTTTCAGGAACAAGCGGAGATCCAACAGGGAATCCTCACCCGACAAATCACCGAAGTCTTTCCCCACAGTGCCATGGTCAGCTTGTTTGGCCTCAGCCGTACCCTCAAGTACAAAGCCCGCCCCAAACGTACCTGGCAGGAACGACAACAAGCGTGGCATCTCTACCAGGAGCATTTGCAGTCGCTGACAATAGCGGATCCAGCGCTATCAGGCCATGAGGGACTATTACAAGTGGATGTGGGATCCCTCAAAGGGTGCTCCCTGAAAAACTACGAGGATCAAGTGGATGCCCTGATGTGTGCCTATATTGCTCTCTACGGCTTTCGCTGGGGATGCGAACGTTGCCACAGTTTTGGCAATTGGGAAGAAGGGCACATTTTCACCCCTCTGCCTAGGGGGCTCTGGTCAAGTGAATGA
- a CDS encoding FHA domain-containing protein: protein MLLPGVIVAPLDKDSDTQGQRRQVRHVLVVEDTKGRRTISLEAATYSIGRDPASAIMLNSNFVSRQHAILLRMPGLKGKGYRFRIIDGNLEGKRSTNGITVNGHRVQDHDLVHGDIIIFSSDVTAGYYASANLTDEEFDRYTERVDFRSVKAEISDPHQTRLERPSKG from the coding sequence ATGCTTTTGCCAGGAGTGATTGTGGCGCCCCTCGACAAAGACAGCGATACACAGGGCCAACGCCGACAGGTTCGTCATGTCTTGGTTGTGGAAGATACCAAGGGACGACGCACCATCTCTCTGGAGGCCGCTACCTATTCCATCGGACGGGATCCGGCTAGTGCCATCATGCTCAATTCCAACTTTGTCTCCCGCCAACACGCCATTTTGTTGCGCATGCCAGGACTCAAAGGCAAGGGCTACCGGTTTCGCATTATCGATGGCAACCTAGAGGGCAAGCGCAGCACCAACGGCATCACGGTCAATGGGCACCGTGTTCAGGATCACGATCTGGTTCACGGCGACATCATCATCTTCAGCAGCGATGTGACAGCAGGCTATTACGCCAGTGCCAATCTGACGGATGAAGAATTTGATCGCTACACCGAACGGGTAGATTTTCGCAGTGTCAAGGCAGAAATTTCAGATCCCCACCAAACCCGGCTGGAGCGCCCCTCAAAAGGATGA